Proteins encoded by one window of Blautia argi:
- the sdaAA gene encoding L-serine ammonia-lyase, iron-sulfur-dependent, subunit alpha, with protein sequence MDFNHAAELLKLCKEQELSISQVMKKREAELFQTTEQEVEDKMKKALKIMKNSVKEPLIQPVKSVGGLIGGEAKKLEEHRRMGKSICGTMLSKAMTYAMAVLEVNASMGVIVAAPTAGSSGVVPGVLLALQEEYELDDGRILNGLYTAGAVGYLLMRNASVAGAEAGCQAEVGAASAMAAAAAVEVMGGTPDMCLNAAATALSNLLGLVCDPVAGLVEAPCQTRNSMGAANALVCAEQALAGIVHMIPFDEMAGAMYHVGRSLPFELRESALGGCAGTASACKRTCEIFGGKEA encoded by the coding sequence ATGGATTTTAATCACGCAGCAGAGCTTTTAAAGCTGTGTAAGGAACAGGAACTTTCCATATCCCAGGTGATGAAAAAGCGGGAAGCAGAACTTTTTCAAACAACAGAACAGGAAGTAGAGGATAAGATGAAAAAGGCTCTGAAAATTATGAAAAATTCCGTGAAAGAGCCTTTAATCCAGCCTGTGAAATCTGTAGGCGGTTTAATCGGAGGAGAGGCAAAAAAACTGGAAGAACATCGCCGTATGGGAAAATCTATATGCGGAACCATGCTTTCAAAGGCAATGACCTATGCTATGGCGGTTTTAGAAGTCAATGCCTCTATGGGGGTCATTGTGGCAGCGCCTACTGCCGGCTCCTCCGGTGTGGTTCCCGGCGTGTTGCTGGCACTGCAGGAGGAATACGAACTGGACGACGGGCGTATTTTAAACGGGCTCTATACAGCAGGGGCAGTGGGCTATCTGCTTATGCGAAACGCTTCTGTGGCAGGGGCGGAAGCGGGCTGCCAGGCAGAGGTAGGGGCAGCTTCCGCTATGGCGGCAGCAGCAGCTGTGGAAGTGATGGGCGGAACTCCGGATATGTGTTTAAACGCAGCGGCAACAGCGCTTTCCAACCTCCTGGGGCTGGTGTGCGACCCGGTGGCAGGGCTGGTGGAAGCGCCCTGTCAGACCAGAAATTCCATGGGAGCAGCCAATGCTCTTGTGTGTGCAGAGCAGGCCCTTGCAGGGATTGTCCACATGATTCCCTTTGATGAAATGGCGGGCGCCATGTACCATGTGGGAAGAAGCCTTCCCTTTGAACTTAGAGAAAGTGCCCTTGGCGGCTGTGCGGGGACTGCGTCTGCGTGTAAACGAACCTGTGAAATTTTCGGAGGAAAAGAAGCGTGA
- the ilvD gene encoding dihydroxy-acid dehydratase: MKSDAVKKGMQQAPHRSLFHALGMTKEEMDKPLVGIVSSYNEIVPGHMNLDKIVNAVKLGVAMAGGTPVVFPAIAVCDGIAMGHVGMKYSLVTRDLIADSTEAMAMAHQFDALVMVPNCDKNVPGLLMAAARINVPTVFVSGGPMLAGKVHGQKRSLSSMFEAVGSYSAGTMTEEDVEEFENNVCPTCGSCSGMYTANSMNCLTEVLGMGLRGNGTIPAVYSERIKLAKHAGMQVMEMYRRNIRPRDIMTKDALMNALTVDMALGCSTNSMLHLPAIAHEIGWDFDITFANEISARTPNLCHLAPAGPTYMEDLNEAGGVWAVMKELTKKDLLNLDCMTVTGKTVGENIANCVNKNPEVIRPLENPYSQTGGLAVLTGNLAPDGGVVKRSAVCEEMMVHEGPARVFDCEEDAIAAIKGGKIVAGDVVVIRYEGPKGGPGMREMLNPTSAIAGMGLGSSVALITDGRFSGASRGASIGHISPEAAVGGPIALVEEGDIIRINIPETKLELAVSEEELEKRRAKWQPREAKVTTGYLARYASMVTSGNRGAVLEIQK, translated from the coding sequence ATGAAAAGTGATGCAGTAAAAAAAGGAATGCAACAGGCGCCTCACCGCTCCCTGTTTCATGCCCTTGGTATGACAAAGGAAGAAATGGATAAACCGCTGGTGGGAATTGTCAGCTCTTATAATGAAATTGTGCCGGGGCATATGAACCTGGATAAAATCGTAAATGCCGTAAAATTAGGAGTTGCCATGGCAGGAGGAACTCCGGTGGTATTTCCGGCTATCGCAGTCTGCGACGGTATTGCCATGGGACATGTAGGTATGAAATATTCCCTTGTTACCAGAGATTTGATTGCAGATTCCACAGAGGCTATGGCTATGGCACATCAGTTTGACGCTCTGGTTATGGTGCCAAACTGTGATAAAAATGTACCGGGACTTTTAATGGCAGCAGCCAGAATCAATGTCCCCACAGTTTTTGTCAGCGGCGGCCCCATGCTGGCGGGAAAGGTGCACGGACAGAAAAGAAGTCTGTCTTCCATGTTTGAGGCAGTGGGCTCCTACAGTGCCGGAACCATGACAGAAGAAGACGTGGAAGAATTTGAAAACAATGTATGTCCTACCTGCGGTTCCTGTTCCGGTATGTATACAGCAAACAGCATGAACTGCCTGACCGAGGTGCTGGGTATGGGATTAAGAGGCAACGGAACCATTCCTGCGGTATATTCTGAGCGTATTAAGCTGGCAAAACATGCGGGCATGCAGGTTATGGAAATGTACAGAAGAAATATCCGTCCAAGAGATATTATGACAAAGGACGCTTTAATGAATGCTCTGACTGTGGACATGGCTCTTGGCTGCTCTACCAACAGTATGCTTCATCTTCCTGCCATTGCACATGAAATCGGCTGGGACTTTGATATTACTTTTGCAAATGAAATCAGTGCAAGAACTCCCAATCTGTGTCATCTGGCGCCGGCAGGTCCAACTTATATGGAGGACTTAAATGAGGCAGGCGGCGTGTGGGCAGTGATGAAGGAGCTGACAAAGAAAGACCTTCTGAATCTGGACTGCATGACCGTTACCGGAAAGACCGTGGGAGAGAACATTGCAAACTGCGTCAATAAAAATCCTGAAGTTATCCGTCCGCTGGAGAATCCATACAGCCAGACAGGAGGGCTTGCAGTGCTTACCGGAAATCTGGCACCGGACGGCGGCGTGGTAAAGAGAAGCGCTGTGTGTGAGGAAATGATGGTGCATGAAGGCCCGGCAAGAGTCTTTGACTGCGAGGAGGACGCCATTGCAGCTATTAAAGGCGGCAAAATCGTGGCAGGCGATGTGGTAGTAATTCGTTACGAAGGACCAAAAGGCGGTCCGGGTATGAGAGAGATGTTAAACCCGACTTCTGCCATTGCAGGTATGGGTCTTGGTTCCAGTGTGGCGCTGATTACGGACGGACGTTTCTCAGGCGCTTCCAGAGGGGCTTCCATTGGACATATTTCACCGGAGGCTGCAGTAGGCGGTCCCATTGCCCTGGTAGAAGAAGGAGATATCATTCGCATTAACATTCCGGAAACAAAGCTGGAGCTGGCAGTATCTGAGGAAGAGCTGGAAAAGAGAAGAGCAAAGTGGCAGCCCAGAGAGGCAAAAGTGACTACCGGATATCTGGCAAGATATGCGTCTATGGTAACCAGCGGAAACAGAGGAGCTGTACTGGAAATCCAAAAATAA
- a CDS encoding YitT family protein: MRKTQREKRYRSYLLIILGTGIMSLAINSIYDAMQMVTGGFSGLGIVIKSLSQVWIEGGIPLWITNMVLNIPLFLLGIWIKGWEFTKKSVFGALCLSFWLYLIPPVPLIQDDMLLAALAAGVIMGVGIGCIFLGQGTTGGTDMAAALIQHKLRCYSIPQILQFIDGSIVLLGVLVFGIHKALYAVVAIFITSWTADRFMEGLHFAKGAYVITDKEDLVSKKIMQELNRGLTGIYSQGIYSQKDRKMLFCVVGKKEIVKLKELVEETDPEAFVIVTDVREVLGKGFTREKV, translated from the coding sequence GTGAGAAAGACACAACGAGAGAAAAGATATCGTTCTTATTTACTGATTATACTGGGAACGGGCATTATGTCCCTTGCCATTAATTCTATTTACGATGCCATGCAGATGGTGACCGGAGGATTTTCCGGTCTGGGCATTGTGATAAAAAGTCTGAGTCAGGTCTGGATAGAGGGCGGAATTCCTCTTTGGATCACCAATATGGTATTGAATATTCCGCTGTTTTTGCTGGGAATCTGGATAAAGGGCTGGGAATTTACAAAAAAATCTGTGTTTGGCGCACTGTGCCTTTCCTTTTGGCTTTATCTGATTCCGCCGGTGCCATTGATTCAGGACGACATGCTGCTGGCAGCTCTTGCTGCCGGCGTGATTATGGGCGTGGGCATTGGCTGTATTTTTCTGGGACAGGGAACCACCGGAGGTACGGATATGGCGGCTGCCCTGATTCAGCATAAGCTGCGGTGTTATTCCATTCCTCAGATTCTGCAGTTTATAGACGGCAGCATTGTGCTTTTGGGTGTATTAGTCTTTGGAATCCATAAGGCATTGTACGCTGTGGTCGCAATTTTTATTACTTCCTGGACAGCGGACCGCTTTATGGAGGGTCTGCATTTTGCAAAGGGTGCATATGTGATTACAGATAAAGAGGACCTGGTTTCCAAAAAGATTATGCAGGAATTGAACCGGGGACTTACGGGAATCTATTCTCAGGGTATTTATTCCCAAAAGGACAGAAAAATGCTGTTCTGCGTGGTTGGAAAAAAGGAGATTGTGAAGCTGAAAGAGCTTGTGGAGGAAACAGACCCGGAAGCATTTGTTATTGTGACGGACGTAAGGGAAGTGCTGGGAAAAGGGTTTACAAGAGAAAAGGTATAG
- the yajC gene encoding preprotein translocase subunit YajC codes for MLLSTAASGAGSMITLFLPLVVFFLLMYFMIMRPQKKEQQRVKAMLAAMEVGDSVVTTSGFYGILIDITEEDVIVEFGNNRNCRIPMRKSAIAEVEKASDGAAE; via the coding sequence ATGTTATTATCAACAGCAGCAAGCGGTGCAGGAAGTATGATTACTTTATTTTTACCGCTGGTCGTATTTTTTCTGTTAATGTATTTTATGATTATGCGTCCGCAGAAAAAAGAGCAGCAGAGAGTAAAAGCGATGCTGGCAGCCATGGAGGTTGGGGACAGCGTTGTTACAACAAGCGGTTTCTACGGTATCTTAATTGATATTACAGAAGAAGATGTCATTGTAGAATTTGGAAACAACAGAAACTGCAGAATTCCTATGAGAAAAAGCGCCATTGCTGAAGTAGAAAAAGCAAGTGACGGAGCTGCAGAATAA
- a CDS encoding 2-hydroxyacyl-CoA dehydratase, producing the protein MLQTPQYLLGIDIGSTTVKIAILDREHHLLFSDYKRHFADIQNTLADLLDEASHSLGKISVLPVITGSGGLTLANHLEIPFVQEVIAVSTSLEELAPKTDVAIELGGEDAKIIYFEGGNVEQRMNGICAGGTGSFIDQMASLLQTDAPGLNEYAKNYKALYPIAARCGVFAKTDIQPLINEGATKEDLSASIFQAVVNQTISGLACGKPIRGHVAFLGGPLHFLSELKAAFIRTLKLDEEHTIVPENSHLFAAIGSALNAKKEAEPVDLISMRDRLRAAIQMEFEVDRMEPLFASKKDYRAFHERQSQYNVRTGELSSYRGNCYLGIDAGSTTTKAALVGEDGSLLYSFYSNNNGNPLATSIRAIQEIYEQLPKGARIAYSCSTGYGEALIKAALLLDDGEVETVSHYYAAAFFDPEVDCILDIGGQDMKCIKIKDQTVDSVQLNEACSSGCGSFIETFAKSLNYSVQDFAKAALFAEHPIDLGTRCTVFMNSKVKQAQKEGASVADISAGLAYSVIKNALYKVIKVSDASELGKHIVVQGGTFYNDAVLRSFEKIADCEAIRPDIAGIMGAFGAALIARERYDKDKTSTMLPIEKINTLEYKTTMANCKGCTNNCRLTINKFSGGRQYISGNRCERGIGKEKNKDHIPNLYEYKYKKLFSYVPLTPDKAPRGQVGIPRVLNMFENYPFWYTFFTNLGYQVVLSPTSTRKIYELGIESIPSESECYPAKLAHGHVSWLLKQGVKYIFYPCIPYERQEFPDSVNHFNCPIVTSYAENIKNNVDELKDPSVRFHNPFLSLTSEEIVTERLVQEFPDIPSAEVQKAAHLAWEELNACREDIKRKGEETLAYLENTGRRGIVLAGRPYHIDPEIHHGIPDLITSYGLAVLTEDSVSHLAPIERPLRVNDQWTYHTRLYAAANFVKKQENLDLIQLNSFGCGLDAVTTDQVNEILSHSGKIYTCLKIDEVNNLGAARIRVRSLIAAIKVKEQQNIQRNIVPSSIQRVVFTEEMRKNYTILCPQLSPIHFNILQAAFGASGYNLEVLPNDNKEAVDVGLKYVNNDACYPSLMVVGQIMQALLSGKYDLHKVAIIMSQTGGGCRASNYIGFIRRALAKADMSYIPVISINLSGLESNPGFKITPKLATRLAYGAVFGDILMKCIYRMRPYEVVKGSANALHRKWEKRCISFLTGRHTGFASFNRICREMIQEFDALPITDEKKPRVGIVGEILVKFLPAANNHLAELLEAEGAEPVCPDLIDFMCYCFYNLNFKSDYLGFKKSLAKKGNLGISAIEFIRSAANREFEKSRHFTPSAKIEDLAKMAEPIVSLGNQTGEGWFLTGEMMELIHGNVPNIVCIQPFGCLPNHIVGKGVIKAIRKDYPDANIVAVDYDPGASEVNQLNRIKLMLSTAFKKLS; encoded by the coding sequence ATATTACAGACACCCCAATACCTTCTGGGCATTGACATTGGCTCTACCACTGTCAAAATTGCCATTTTAGACCGGGAACATCACTTACTGTTTTCGGATTATAAGCGTCATTTTGCAGATATTCAGAATACGCTGGCAGACCTTTTAGATGAGGCGTCCCACTCCCTTGGGAAAATTTCTGTACTTCCTGTGATTACCGGTTCCGGAGGACTGACCCTTGCCAACCACCTGGAGATTCCTTTTGTCCAGGAGGTCATTGCTGTTTCCACATCTCTTGAAGAGCTGGCTCCCAAAACAGACGTTGCCATTGAGCTGGGTGGAGAAGATGCGAAAATCATTTACTTTGAGGGGGGAAATGTCGAACAGCGTATGAATGGCATTTGTGCCGGAGGAACCGGTTCTTTTATTGACCAGATGGCTTCTCTTTTGCAGACCGATGCGCCGGGTCTAAATGAATATGCAAAAAACTACAAGGCGCTCTATCCCATTGCTGCCAGATGCGGTGTATTTGCCAAAACTGATATTCAGCCCCTGATTAATGAAGGCGCCACAAAGGAAGACCTGTCCGCTTCTATTTTTCAGGCAGTAGTAAACCAAACCATCAGCGGTCTTGCCTGCGGAAAACCCATTCGCGGACATGTAGCCTTTTTGGGCGGTCCTTTGCACTTTCTGTCCGAATTAAAGGCAGCCTTTATCCGTACCCTGAAGCTGGACGAGGAACACACCATTGTTCCTGAAAATTCTCATCTTTTTGCAGCTATTGGTTCTGCCTTAAATGCAAAAAAAGAGGCAGAGCCTGTGGACTTAATCTCCATGCGCGACCGGCTTCGCGCTGCTATCCAGATGGAATTTGAAGTAGACCGTATGGAACCCCTCTTTGCATCGAAAAAAGATTATCGTGCCTTTCACGAACGTCAAAGCCAATATAATGTAAGAACAGGAGAGCTTTCCTCCTACCGTGGCAACTGCTATCTGGGCATTGACGCAGGCTCAACCACCACAAAAGCTGCGCTGGTAGGGGAAGACGGTTCTCTTTTGTATTCGTTTTACAGCAACAACAACGGAAATCCCCTTGCCACCTCTATCCGGGCAATCCAGGAAATTTATGAACAGCTTCCAAAGGGAGCCAGAATTGCCTATTCCTGTTCCACCGGATACGGCGAGGCTCTGATAAAGGCTGCCCTGCTGCTGGACGATGGCGAGGTAGAAACTGTTTCCCATTACTATGCGGCAGCCTTCTTTGACCCTGAGGTAGACTGTATCCTGGACATCGGCGGTCAGGATATGAAATGTATTAAAATCAAAGACCAGACCGTGGACAGCGTACAGTTAAATGAAGCCTGCTCTTCCGGCTGCGGATCCTTTATTGAAACTTTTGCAAAATCCTTAAATTACAGTGTGCAGGACTTTGCAAAAGCCGCGCTGTTTGCCGAACACCCTATTGACCTTGGCACCCGCTGTACCGTGTTTATGAACTCCAAGGTAAAACAGGCGCAAAAGGAAGGCGCTTCTGTGGCAGACATTTCCGCCGGACTGGCTTACTCTGTTATTAAAAACGCCCTTTACAAGGTTATTAAGGTTTCTGACGCCTCTGAACTTGGAAAACACATTGTGGTACAGGGTGGTACCTTTTACAATGACGCGGTTTTGCGCAGCTTTGAAAAAATTGCAGACTGTGAAGCAATCCGTCCGGATATTGCCGGCATTATGGGGGCTTTCGGCGCTGCCTTGATTGCAAGGGAACGGTATGATAAGGATAAAACCTCTACCATGCTGCCCATTGAGAAAATCAATACCCTGGAATACAAAACCACTATGGCAAACTGTAAGGGCTGTACCAACAACTGCCGTCTGACCATTAATAAATTTTCCGGCGGACGCCAGTATATTTCCGGCAATCGCTGCGAAAGGGGCATTGGAAAGGAGAAAAACAAGGACCATATCCCCAATTTATACGAATACAAGTATAAAAAGCTGTTTTCCTATGTGCCCCTTACCCCTGACAAAGCTCCCAGAGGACAGGTGGGAATCCCCCGTGTCCTGAACATGTTTGAAAACTATCCTTTCTGGTATACCTTTTTTACCAATTTAGGGTATCAGGTTGTCCTGTCCCCCACCTCTACCAGAAAGATTTATGAACTGGGCATTGAGTCCATTCCCAGCGAATCCGAATGTTATCCTGCAAAGCTGGCTCACGGACACGTTTCCTGGCTGTTAAAGCAGGGCGTGAAATACATTTTTTATCCCTGTATTCCTTATGAAAGACAGGAGTTCCCGGATTCCGTAAACCATTTCAACTGCCCGATTGTAACCTCTTATGCAGAGAATATTAAAAACAATGTAGATGAGCTAAAAGACCCGTCTGTCCGGTTTCACAATCCTTTCCTATCTCTTACCAGTGAGGAAATTGTAACCGAAAGACTGGTGCAAGAATTCCCGGACATTCCTTCCGCAGAAGTGCAGAAAGCAGCTCACCTTGCCTGGGAAGAGCTGAACGCATGCCGGGAAGATATCAAACGAAAAGGAGAGGAAACTCTGGCGTATCTGGAAAACACCGGACGCCGTGGAATTGTCCTGGCAGGTCGGCCTTATCACATTGACCCGGAAATCCACCACGGTATCCCGGATTTGATTACTTCCTACGGACTTGCGGTACTGACAGAGGATTCTGTTTCCCATCTGGCGCCTATTGAGCGGCCTCTCCGGGTAAATGACCAGTGGACTTATCATACACGGCTTTATGCTGCTGCCAACTTTGTAAAAAAACAGGAGAATCTGGATCTGATTCAACTAAATTCCTTTGGCTGCGGTCTGGACGCGGTAACCACAGACCAGGTAAATGAAATTCTTTCCCACAGCGGAAAAATCTATACTTGTCTGAAAATCGACGAAGTAAACAACCTGGGGGCTGCCCGTATCCGTGTACGCTCTCTCATTGCTGCAATTAAGGTAAAGGAACAGCAGAACATACAGAGAAACATTGTTCCTTCCTCTATACAGAGAGTTGTCTTTACAGAGGAAATGCGGAAAAATTACACAATTTTATGTCCACAGCTCTCTCCGATTCATTTTAACATTCTTCAGGCAGCCTTTGGCGCCAGCGGATACAATCTGGAAGTGCTGCCAAATGACAACAAAGAAGCCGTGGACGTAGGGCTGAAATATGTAAATAACGATGCCTGCTACCCTTCTCTTATGGTGGTAGGACAGATTATGCAGGCGCTTTTATCCGGAAAATACGACTTACATAAGGTGGCAATCATTATGTCACAGACAGGCGGCGGCTGCCGGGCTTCTAATTATATCGGCTTTATCCGCCGGGCGCTTGCCAAGGCAGATATGTCCTATATTCCGGTTATCTCCATTAACCTGAGCGGTCTGGAGAGTAATCCGGGCTTTAAGATTACACCAAAACTTGCCACACGCCTGGCATATGGCGCGGTATTCGGGGATATCCTGATGAAATGTATTTACCGTATGCGTCCCTATGAGGTTGTGAAAGGCTCTGCCAATGCTCTGCACCGCAAATGGGAAAAACGCTGCATTTCCTTCCTGACAGGCAGACACACCGGGTTCGCTTCCTTTAACCGCATCTGCCGGGAAATGATTCAGGAGTTTGACGCTCTGCCTATTACCGATGAAAAGAAGCCGCGTGTTGGAATTGTAGGAGAAATTCTGGTGAAATTCCTGCCTGCTGCCAACAATCATCTGGCAGAACTTCTGGAGGCAGAGGGTGCTGAACCGGTATGCCCGGATTTGATTGACTTTATGTGCTACTGCTTTTACAACCTGAATTTCAAATCCGACTACCTGGGCTTTAAAAAGTCCCTGGCCAAAAAAGGAAACCTGGGGATTTCCGCCATTGAGTTTATCCGCAGCGCTGCCAATAGGGAATTTGAAAAGAGCCGGCACTTTACCCCTTCTGCCAAAATTGAAGATTTGGCAAAAATGGCAGAACCTATTGTTTCCCTTGGAAACCAGACAGGTGAGGGCTGGTTTTTAACCGGAGAAATGATGGAACTGATTCACGGGAATGTTCCGAACATTGTATGCATTCAGCCCTTCGGCTGTTTGCCAAACCACATTGTAGGAAAAGGTGTCATCAAGGCCATTCGTAAGGATTATCCGGATGCCAATATTGTAGCAGTGGACTATGACCCCGGCGCCAGCGAAGTCAACCAGTTAAACCGTATTAAGCTTATGCTTTCTACTGCGTTTAAAAAACTTTCGTAA
- the leuB gene encoding 3-isopropylmalate dehydrogenase, with the protein MKRKIALIPGDGIGPEIVKEAKKVLDKVCEVYGHEFVYEELLLGGASIDAHGVPLTQETIEKAKSSDAVLMGSIGGDAKTSSWYQLEPSKRPEAGLLGIRKALNLFANLRPAYLYEELKAACPLKEEVIGDGFDLIIVRELTGGLYFGERRTTEENGIRTAVDTLSYNEEEIRRIAIQAFEIAKKRRKKVTSVDKANVLDSSRLWRSVVEEVAADYPDIILEHMLVDNCAMQLVHNPGQFDVILTENMFGDILSDEASMVTGSIGMLSSASLNETGFGLYEPSHGSAPDIAGKGIANPIATILSAAMLLRFSLDLDKEADAVEKAVAEVLKEGFRTPDIFSDGMKKAGTEEMGTLIAEKIR; encoded by the coding sequence ATGAAAAGAAAAATAGCATTAATTCCCGGCGACGGAATCGGTCCGGAAATTGTAAAAGAGGCAAAAAAGGTTCTGGATAAGGTCTGTGAGGTATACGGACATGAATTTGTATATGAAGAGCTGCTTTTAGGGGGCGCTTCTATTGACGCACACGGCGTTCCGCTGACGCAGGAAACCATAGAAAAGGCAAAGTCTTCTGATGCAGTGCTGATGGGCTCTATCGGAGGAGATGCAAAGACCTCTTCGTGGTATCAGCTGGAGCCGTCCAAAAGACCGGAAGCAGGTCTTCTGGGTATCCGAAAGGCTCTGAACCTTTTTGCCAATTTAAGACCTGCTTATTTGTATGAGGAATTAAAGGCTGCCTGTCCTTTAAAGGAAGAGGTCATTGGGGACGGCTTTGATCTGATTATTGTCAGAGAATTAACAGGAGGTCTGTACTTCGGAGAACGCAGAACCACAGAGGAAAACGGGATTCGGACAGCTGTGGACACCCTTTCTTATAATGAAGAGGAGATTCGCAGAATTGCCATTCAGGCTTTTGAGATTGCAAAAAAGAGAAGGAAAAAGGTTACCAGTGTAGATAAGGCAAATGTGCTGGATTCTTCCAGACTCTGGAGAAGCGTGGTGGAAGAGGTGGCAGCAGACTATCCGGATATTATTTTGGAGCATATGTTGGTAGACAACTGCGCCATGCAGCTGGTACATAATCCGGGACAGTTTGATGTAATTCTTACGGAAAACATGTTTGGAGATATCTTGTCTGATGAGGCAAGCATGGTGACCGGTTCTATTGGCATGTTGTCCTCTGCCAGTTTAAACGAAACAGGTTTCGGGTTGTATGAGCCAAGTCACGGCTCTGCCCCGGATATTGCGGGAAAGGGCATTGCAAATCCCATTGCCACCATTTTGTCCGCTGCCATGCTTCTGAGATTCTCTCTGGATCTGGACAAAGAGGCAGACGCAGTGGAAAAAGCTGTAGCAGAGGTGTTAAAAGAGGGCTTCCGTACCCCGGATATTTTCTCAGATGGTATGAAAAAGGCAGGAACTGAAGAAATGGGAACCCTTATTGCGGAAAAAATCAGATAA
- the tgt gene encoding tRNA guanosine(34) transglycosylase Tgt — MYTVLKQEGRAKRARLETVHGTIETPVFMNVGTAAAIKGAVATTDLHEIKTQVELSNTYHLHVRPGDHIVKQLGGLHKFMNWDRPILTDSGGFQVFSLSKLRKIKEEGVYFNSHVDGRKIFMGPEESMQIQSNLGSTIAMAFDECPSSVASREYVQNSVDRTTRWLQRCKDEMARLNSLPDTVNPHQLLFGINQGAIYDDIRIAHAETISKMDLDGYAVGGLAVGETHEEMYRILDSVVPHLPVNKPTYLMGVGTPANILEAVSRGVDFFDCVYPSRNGRHGHVYTNFGKINLFNAKYELDSRPIEEGCQCPACRHYSRAYIRHLLKAKEMLGMRLCVLHNLYFYNTMMEEIRDALDKGCYEEYKAKKLESMASGAQK, encoded by the coding sequence ATGTATACCGTACTGAAGCAGGAAGGCAGGGCGAAGAGAGCCCGTCTGGAAACCGTACACGGAACCATTGAAACTCCCGTGTTTATGAACGTAGGTACAGCAGCCGCTATTAAAGGGGCTGTAGCGACCACGGATTTGCATGAAATTAAAACCCAGGTGGAATTATCCAATACCTATCATCTCCATGTGCGCCCCGGCGACCACATTGTGAAACAACTGGGAGGACTGCACAAATTTATGAACTGGGACCGTCCGATTTTAACAGATTCCGGCGGCTTTCAGGTATTTTCTCTGTCAAAGCTGAGAAAAATAAAAGAAGAGGGCGTGTATTTTAACTCTCATGTGGACGGAAGAAAAATTTTCATGGGACCGGAAGAGAGTATGCAGATTCAGTCCAATCTGGGCTCCACCATTGCCATGGCTTTTGATGAATGTCCGTCCAGTGTAGCCAGCAGGGAATATGTACAGAACTCTGTAGACCGTACCACCAGATGGCTCCAGAGATGTAAAGATGAAATGGCAAGACTGAACAGTCTTCCCGATACCGTAAATCCCCATCAGCTTTTGTTTGGCATTAATCAGGGCGCTATTTATGACGATATCCGCATTGCTCATGCAGAAACCATTTCCAAAATGGATCTGGACGGATATGCAGTGGGCGGTCTGGCTGTGGGGGAAACCCATGAAGAGATGTATCGCATTTTAGACAGCGTAGTACCTCACCTGCCGGTGAATAAGCCAACGTATCTTATGGGGGTAGGAACTCCTGCCAATATTCTGGAGGCAGTGTCAAGAGGCGTGGATTTCTTTGACTGTGTATATCCAAGCCGAAACGGACGCCATGGACATGTATACACCAATTTTGGAAAAATAAATCTTTTCAATGCAAAATATGAGCTGGATTCCAGACCAATTGAAGAGGGCTGTCAGTGTCCGGCGTGCCGTCATTACAGCAGAGCTTATATCCGCCATCTTTTAAAGGCAAAAGAAATGCTGGGTATGCGCCTCTGTGTGCTGCACAACCTGTATTTCTACAACACTATGATGGAAGAAATCAGAGATGCTCTGGACAAGGGTTGCTATGAGGAATATAAGGCAAAGAAGCTGGAGAGCATGGCATCAGGCGCGCAGAAGTAG
- the sdaAB gene encoding L-serine ammonia-lyase, iron-sulfur-dependent subunit beta — protein sequence MAGISLFEVIGPNMVGPSSSHTAGAASMALLARRLFPGRIQRVDFTLYGSFARTYRGHGTDRALLGGIMGFETDDLRIRDSLTLAKEEGISYRFSTAEKEPDDIHPNTADMDIYGTKGEHLFVRGVSLGGGKVKIVKLNQIEVDFTGEYSTLIVSQTDKPGVVAHITRILSEEGVNIAFMRLFREEKGAAAYTIVESDEKIPQKVLGKIRENPLVSDIMLVQL from the coding sequence ATGGCAGGTATCAGTTTATTTGAAGTAATCGGACCGAATATGGTGGGACCCTCCAGTTCTCATACGGCAGGCGCAGCGTCTATGGCATTGCTGGCAAGAAGGCTGTTTCCCGGCAGAATTCAGAGAGTGGATTTTACGTTGTACGGCTCCTTTGCCAGAACTTATCGGGGACATGGCACCGACAGGGCGCTTCTGGGCGGGATTATGGGCTTTGAAACCGATGATTTACGCATTCGGGATTCCCTTACTTTGGCAAAGGAGGAAGGGATTTCATATCGCTTTTCAACAGCGGAAAAAGAGCCGGACGATATACACCCTAATACAGCGGACATGGATATTTACGGGACAAAAGGAGAGCATCTTTTTGTCCGGGGCGTTTCTTTAGGGGGAGGTAAGGTTAAGATTGTGAAGCTGAATCAGATAGAGGTAGACTTTACGGGAGAATACAGCACCTTGATTGTCAGTCAGACCGATAAGCCCGGCGTAGTGGCGCATATTACCAGAATTTTAAGTGAAGAAGGGGTAAACATTGCTTTTATGCGGCTGTTCCGGGAAGAGAAAGGCGCGGCAGCGTATACCATTGTAGAGTCTGATGAAAAAATCCCTCAAAAGGTACTGGGAAAAATCAGAGAAAACCCGCTGGTATCAGATATTATGCTGGTACAGCTTTAA